The Hyphomicrobium sp. 99 genome contains the following window.
ATCCAGGTCGTCCTGGTCGATGGCATCTACAAGGGCTTCGGCTCCCAGCAGGTTACCATCGTGCCGCCGTTGTCATGGCTCGGGCTTTCGGTGGCCGCCGTGTTGCTCGGCTGGCGGCTGGCCGGTGCACGCCTCGCTTTTCTAACCGCGTTCAGCGCATGCTATCTGCTCGGCTTCGGCCTCTGGCGCAGCGCTATGCAGACCATATCGCTTCTCACCATTGCGGTGCCAATTGGTGCCGGACTTGGGCTTTGGCTCGGCATCATGCTGTGGCGCCGCCCGAAGATTCAGACACCGGCACTGCTGGCCTTCGACCAGCTGCAGACCATGCCGATCTTCGCCTATTTGGTGCCGCTTATTGTCTTCTTCGGACTCGGCTATTCCCCCGCCATCCTGGCAACCGTCATCTTCGCCGTGCCGACGATGATCCGTACCACGGTGGCGGGCCTCAACCTTGCGCAAAATTCGATTGGCGAACTCGCCCACTCGGTTGGCTGCAACCGGCGGCAGGAGCTGTGGACGATCCTCATTCCGACAGCGCAGGCCGAACTGCGCGTGGGCATCAATCAGATCGTGATGCTGTCGTTTTCCTGCACCGTGCTGGCCTCGATGGTGGGAACCAACGGGTTGGGCTACGACATTTTAGTTGCCCTTAGGCAGCTCAATATCGGCCGCGGCCTCGAGGCAGGCCTGGGCATCACGCTGATGGCGATCCTGCTCGACCGGTTTTTCCAGAGCTCGGTCAAACGCGCTAGCGGCCGCCGCATCGCGCTGCGGAATTTCCTGATCATCATCGGCGCGGTGCTACTGGTGCCGACGGCCGCGTCGCTGTTCGTGCCGCAGCTGGCCGTATTCCCGGCCGAATGGAATGTATCGACGGGCTCCTTTGCCGACAACATCGTGGAATGGACCAACGTCAATCTGTTCTGGCTGATGGACGGCATCAAGAACGGGCTACTGATCCATGTACTGATCCCGGTCAAGACCTTCATGGTTGGCATTCCATGGATCGTGGGCGTGCTGTTCGTTTCGCTGCTTGGCTATCTCATCGGCGGGTGGAGGCGGGCGCTGCTCGTGGGCTC
Protein-coding sequences here:
- a CDS encoding proline/glycine betaine ABC transporter permease produces the protein MTYQLSISPPVPAPARAYKARQVGIVASLLVIAAIYMLAPFLPAWLVAWPREYILPAAKYLSSGLKWISESHIVGDVALKDLTRSLSAVIEWPTKIIQVVLVDGIYKGFGSQQVTIVPPLSWLGLSVAAVLLGWRLAGARLAFLTAFSACYLLGFGLWRSAMQTISLLTIAVPIGAGLGLWLGIMLWRRPKIQTPALLAFDQLQTMPIFAYLVPLIVFFGLGYSPAILATVIFAVPTMIRTTVAGLNLAQNSIGELAHSVGCNRRQELWTILIPTAQAELRVGINQIVMLSFSCTVLASMVGTNGLGYDILVALRQLNIGRGLEAGLGITLMAILLDRFFQSSVKRASGRRIALRNFLIIIGAVLLVPTAASLFVPQLAVFPAEWNVSTGSFADNIVEWTNVNLFWLMDGIKNGLLIHVLIPVKTFMVGIPWIVGVLFVSLLGYLIGGWRRALLVGSLMLAIAAVGLWQVTMLTIYLCSVAVVTASLFGIPLGILAGRSRTAAGIIMPIVDTLQTLPAFVYLIPVIMFFGAGEFPAFVAITAYAICPAIRFTELGIRGVPESLKEAGTQLGMTSLQRLFKIELPTAAPQVLLGLNGTIVMALAMLVVTALIGTKDLGRETLSALAKVDPGQGLTGGLAIACLAVIANRLVGGLAEIRLAAQTPRS